In Columba livia isolate bColLiv1 breed racing homer chromosome 6, bColLiv1.pat.W.v2, whole genome shotgun sequence, a single genomic region encodes these proteins:
- the ATOH7 gene encoding transcription factor ATOH7 has protein sequence MKTCKSSHLDSGVESSIQCRSGAGCVVKCSSERMENAAKRRLAANARERRRMQGLNTAFDRLRKVVPQWGQDKKLSKYETLQMALSYIMALTRILAEAERYSTEREWIGLHCEHFHPESYHHYTGQKMAMDADPYAQRIFSYHPEHFQIAN, from the coding sequence ATGAAAACCTGTAAATCCAGTCATTTGGATTCGGGCGTAGAATCCAGCATCCAGTGCAGAAGTGGAGCAGGCTGTGTTGTGAAGTGCAGTTCAGAAAGGATGGAGAATGCTGCAAAGAGAAGACTGGCTGCCAATGCCAGGGAGAGAAGACGGATGCAAGGACTGAACACAGCCTTTGATCGTTTGAGAAAGGTGGTTCCACAGTGGGGTCAAGACAAGAAGCTGTCCAAGTATGAGACCCTGCAGATGGCTTTGAGTTACATCATGGCTCTTACTAGAATACTTGCCGAAGCAGAAAGATACAGTACTGAAAGAGAATGGATCGGGCTGCACTGTGAACACTTCCACCCGGAGAGCTACCACCATTACACAGGACAGAAAATGGCCATGGACGCTGATCCTTATGCACAACGAATATTCAGTT